The genomic segment CTCTGCAGTCTGTTTGGCAGACAGAAGCTTGGCCAGGGGAATGAAGTGCGCCATCTTGGAGAATCGATCGACCACAGTCAGAATTCTGGTCTTCCCCTCCGATTGTGGCAACCCTTTGGCGAAATCCAGAGAGGTGTGACACCAGGGTCTTGACGGCACCGGCAGAAGAAAGAGTTTCCTATGCGGCTGGGAATAGGACAGCTTACGCGCCACAGAGACCTGACAGGCTGCCACAACAGAGCCCACTACCAGGTTAGGAGGGAGAATAGAGACAGCAGAATCAATACTATCAGGAGAATCATGAATTCTGGACAGGACATCAGTGAGAACCGGGAcgatataaaacaacaaagtgaaaatGGGTAAAGAAAAGGGACCATCTGGACTGTCTGGGGTTTAGGCGCTTAGCTGCCCGGAGATACTTGAGGTTGCTGTGATCAGTCCACACCAGAAACGGTTGCTTCGACCCCTCCAGCCAGTGACTCCATTCCTCCGAGTGCAGAACCTTATGTCAAAAGAAAACTTCACATTTATTGGTTTATACTGTTTCATTATGACATAAAAAATTGATTTACATGCAGTTTTTTCTGGCGGTTTTCTAGAAAATTGATGAATACTCATTTGAAATTGGttattaaagtaacatttgCAATCCAAAGtcttttaaagttaaagtcGTTTTTGTCAGCGAGAACGAATGGCACCTGTGGTAAACATCCATGACTGAGCCACGTGCAGCACTGGTGCTGAGACACATGCAAGAGTAGTGGATTGTTGCTGTTGCCAAGAAAATATTAGCTAATATTTGCAGATTTGCTCAATTAAGCATCTGTTTTGTCAACTACTGTGAATGATATGAGGTATTTGCTTGACATAATGCCAACTCATAATTAAATTTAGATTTCTTTTTATGATTTACATCATTAAAATCAAGGGAGACTATACACAGAAgctattatattacattacattacatgtcatttagcagacgcttttatcaaaagcgacttacaataagtgcatttaaacaattgggtacaaataagagctagaagtaagaaagagcttcaagtaagccaaactatgaagtgctagtcataggTGCGATGTATAcgggttttttgggggggttttttcggaagaaatgtgtttttagtcggcggcggaagatgtggaggctttccgctgtccggatgttgatggggagctcgttccaccatttgggagctaggacagtgaacagtctcgagttctgcgaatgcctctgcaatcctctcagtgagggggcagcgagccggtttgccgatgcagagcggagtgggcgggctggggtgtaggttttgatcatgtcctggatgtaggctggaccggacctgtttgtagcatggaacgcaagcactagagtcttgaagcggatgcgagcagctacaggaagccagtgaagggagcggaggagcggtgtagtgtgggagaattttggtaagttgaagaccagtcgagctgctgcattctggatgagttgcagaggtcgtatggcacacgcagggagaccagccaggagggagttgcagtaatccaagcgtgagatgacaagagcctggatcagaacctgtgccgccttctgggttagaagaggccgtatccttctgatgttgtgcaacatgtatctgcaagatcaaGCTGTTGCaacaatgttggcagtgagggagagatggtcatcaagtgtcacacccaggtccCTTGCCgtatgagaaggagttaccacagagttgtcgagggtgatggtcaggtctgtggtgggagagccctttcctgggagaaaaagaaactcagtcttgtcgagattgagtttcaggtgatggtcagacatccactgagagatgtcggtcagacaagcggagatccgttctgctacatgtgtgtcggagctgggaaaagagagaatgagttgggtgtcatcggcctagctgtgataggaaaaaccatgagagagaataacagaaccaaaaGAGTTGGTGTATTGAGAGAAGAGGAgcgggcccaagacagaaccctgagggaccccagtagctagaggacagggttccgacacggATCCtttccaggttactctgtatgttcggttttgaagataggacgagagtagggtaagtgcagagcctgagacacctagttcttgaagggaggaagtaaggatctgatggttaactgtgtcaaacgctgcagaaaggtccaagaggatgagcacagaggagagagaggcagccctggcagtggagttgacagcaagaagtgcagtttcggtcgagtgacctgctttaaaaccagactgaagaggatcaagaaggttgttccggtgaaggtaggaggagagctgattaaagatagcacgctccagagttttggagagaaaaggaagaagagagacaggtctgtagttactTACtccagacgggtcaagggtgggttttttaaggaggggggtcactctggcctctttaatagagtccggaaagcaaccagatgatagagatgtgttaatgaggtgggtgaggaaaggaagaagatcagagatatatacatacatatatatatatatatatatatatatatatatatatatatatatatgtatgtccaCATGCATTAGTTatgcaaaccacacacacaaatccaacgATAATTCTTTATTATTACTTAATGTGGTTTCAGGGCTCAAATCACCCCCCTGCTTGCATATGTGTTTTTCTCATCACCGTCTCAAGCAGAGTATATCACTGAATAATGAATTCAAATGTGATTTAACTAAGATTCATCGACCTCACTCATAAAGAAAAACTACATGAGCTTTTGTTTTATCAAAGAGAGATTTCTCCTCAAGCCTCTGATTATTTCTAGGCATCTGTTTTTAGACTATTTAAGAAGGGAGCAGCTGGTTGACTTTCTCATTGGGGTATTTTCGTCCTGAGTCATGTGATTTTCATAgatcaatataaatataaagagtaACATGTGCAACACAAGTCATCCATAAGTTTCCCACAAAACCTGATTGTCCGTGGCGTGTTTCTGATATTTTGACTTTACTTGGAATTGAATCACATTATATGGCAATAGTCTGTCAAAATGTTCCATTTATAATGATGAAAATGCATTTACCTTTGTATCAAAGTGGCATATGTGAAAAGATGCACATTGTACAACACTGATTAATAGAGACAGTGATCTGAATTTTGCTTCAAATATTTTAGTGTAACGTTGaatgtaaaattaaagaaatgactCGATGAGATTAATGATTGTATCACCACAAATCTGCCACAATGACAAATGATTTTGAAACAGAAGAGAGATTACTTTATTTGTACATCTTACACGGTAGCTTAGTCTGATCGTTATTTTAACAAAGGCTTAAAAATAAGACACCTTAAGATGTAAATAAGTGATGAAAAAATTCTGAATTCTATGTAGTTATTGGTCCAATTAACACTGGATCAGATGTtggcaaattaaaacaaactgcaATGAGATCCTAAAACATAAATATCACTTAAAATGGTCACACACCAGTTCTTCAGAGAACCTGTTGAAGCATATTTCTACACAAGTTTGACCTCTCAGTGTTGTTTGGCTTTGGGTTTCCTTCTACTTCTGCAGCACAGACATctgaaaaggacaaaaacagagtACAGCAATACAGCCACTGCAGTCAGCAGTACTAGCAGTACATCTACGTTATAGTATGAGTACCAGGGCATCTTATAAGCCTCTGTACGCAGGTGGGGAGCTCCTTTATGGCGCATGACAAATTCCACCCAGAAGATGGCCTGATCCATGGGTGTTATTGGCTGATCTCGGTGCAAACGTGAAAGTCTTTGGATGTTCTCTCTGTAGCGCTCTTCAAAGAGCAACTCCTTCAGTTCTTGTTCAAGCCTCTGTCCATTAACCTCACCCAGCTGAATGATCTTTGCAGCTCCTCTCTCCTGCAAACGCAGAAGGTTGTCAAACTGGTCAAAGAACAAGGGAATCCCCAAGACAGGGACACCATGGTAAATGGCCTCCTGGACTCCATTGGTTCCCCCATGCGCTATAAAGACTTTGGTCTGTGGGTGACCGAGGAGGTCCTTCTGCGGCATCCAGTCCACGATCAGTGTGTTGTTGCCCAGAGTGGAGGGTCGTTCCCCTTTGTGCCTCCAGATCACCTGATCAGAAAACAAGAAGAGTCCATcagacagcagagagacagtgtgGCAAAAGCATCTTGTGTACAAGATGATTAGCAGAAGAACCCAACAACCTTTGCTTTCCCTTAGATTGTGGGTGTTTATATTGTTGTTCAGTCCCTGTCATAAAGATATAGCAGTAGTAAGAAGCCTATAAAGAGCACAGACTCGATATAAAAATGGCATAGTCTTCGGGTTTGAAATGTGAAGCCCATGCAGacaagtagcagttagccaccaggtgTGACTGAGCtaaaattgtgtttatataaGTCTATGAAAAAAATTGCCTACTTCTGACTTGATTTCAGTACAGCAGTAAATGTTCATGGActcaaatacattattttaggTCTTCTTCGATAGCACATGATGTCTGTTTTGTaagttatgttcccatttaggggAAAATAGATGCTAAAAACGCAGCACataatatgagtggacaccaatgTGACTGACAGCCAGTATTGTCTGGAAGACTACAATCGTTTTTTTATCTACAGTCTGTGGGAAGGATACAAGTACTTTAAGTGCTGGTGAGGAAAAAGTAAAGTTTGATCCAGAAAAGCTATGTACAAACCAAATTCAGTATACAAACCATTGCACATTTGAACAATTGTCACTTTACCTTCTGAGGCAACTTGGCGAACACGCTGGCAATTTCATCTGTCACCTCTTTGGGTAAAGCATTAACCAAAGTTCCCAGGGTCATGATGATCACTCCGTGTTCCCCAGCGCTCTGAACAAACTCCTCCAGATCTGCTGGCAGAGGTTGGGCCGGTTTGCACTGAAACCCACCAATGTAGACGATGTTCGGCATGGTGGGCCGAGGGAAATCAAACACATAGTCTGACCTGAACAGCCAGATGTCTGCTTCCTGAAGAAGCGAGATGACGTCGCATCCACCCTCGAAATATTTATCACAGATGGCATCATAGTGGGGCCCTACCATGAATTTCTGCTGAATAACTACAGTGCTGtagaaaaacaggtttttgatCCTCTGCATGAAAGTCATTTTGTCGGTTAAACCCGATCCTGGCACTGGGATATAAGAGAGTGGAGTGGGGGCAATTGCAAAGTGGCCTTCTCCACTGGTGATCCATCGAACGTTGAGCACTAGGGGCAGTTTGAGATACTTTGCAAGGAGCACTCCTGGTGCCATGGCGGGATCAGTGAGAAGAACATCATACTGAGAATCCATTAAGCTTTTGATCATAGTTTTATCATCAAGGATTTTGCCAAGGGCCTCAGACCACATTAAATGTGCTGTAGATAGCATAGACATAAAATCCTTGGTGATTTTGAAGAATGCAAATGCTGAACCcccttctctctgcagctgaaaaaaataataaagtaaaaaaatctggttatttttttcaaatcatgatattgcaatactACATGATCATGTGAGGCTTCCTGGATGACATACCCTCATATGCTCCTGTAGGTACAATTCAAAAAAGTCTTCTAAAGCTTCATCCAGTTCAATTGTTATTGATGTATACAGGGGAGACTTTTCTGGAATGTACCAGCTGGTGGACGCCCTGATCACAGTCATGGTGTGTCCCCTGGCATGAAGCTCCTCCAGAAGAATCTTCATATTGATCCAATGGCTGCCATCTACTGGGAACACCAGGATTTTCCCCCCATCACAAGGTGGTGTGAAGGAAATCAAACCTACACTAAGGAGTGCAAATATTCCACACACGCGGTACAGCGGCATATTTCCTGAAATATAGGAGTGAGGAAAATGGAGTGTTTTAAGAAGTTCAAAACAGATGAGGCTATTATGTTATTGAGAAACCCAAAATTTTTCACAAGGAGCAAGCACTGAAAggtgtgtatacatacatatatatatatatatactgtatatatatatatatatatatatatatacataaacctTTTTTAacaagttcacacagtgctTGAGCGCCaaatgactctctgtgtttctcagtatagagGTGTTCAGGTCTCATGTCAACCAGTTTGCACAGCAAACAGGAAGCgatttattttgtcaacacagacggaggcaacagcaacattgcgctagta from the Solea solea chromosome 4, fSolSol10.1, whole genome shotgun sequence genome contains:
- the LOC131458794 gene encoding UDP-glucuronosyltransferase 2C1-like isoform X2, with translation MPLYRVCGIFALLSVGLISFTPPCDGGKILVFPVDGSHWINMKILLEELHARGHTMTVIRASTSWYIPEKSPLYTSITIELDEALEDFFELYLQEHMRLQREGGSAFAFFKITKDFMSMLSTAHLMWSEALGKILDDKTMIKSLMDSQYDVLLTDPAMAPGVLLAKYLKLPLVLNVRWITSGEGHFAIAPTPLSYIPVPGSGLTDKMTFMQRIKNLFFYSTVVIQQKFMVGPHYDAICDKYFEGGCDVISLLQEADIWLFRSDYVFDFPRPTMPNIVYIGGFQCKPAQPLPADLEEFVQSAGEHGVIIMTLGTLVNALPKEVTDEIASVFAKLPQKVIWRHKGERPSTLGNNTLIVDWMPQKDLLGHPQTKVFIAHGGTNGVQEAIYHGVPVLGIPLFFDQFDNLLRLQERGAAKIIQLGEVNGQRLEQELKELLFEERYRENIQRLSRLHRDQPITPMDQAIFWVEFVMRHKGAPHLRTEAYKMPWYSYYNVDVLLVLLTAVAVLLYSVFVLFRCLCCRSRRKPKAKQH
- the LOC131458794 gene encoding UDP-glucuronosyltransferase 2C1-like isoform X1 — protein: MSVCRQAARQWSPFSLGNMPLYRVCGIFALLSVGLISFTPPCDGGKILVFPVDGSHWINMKILLEELHARGHTMTVIRASTSWYIPEKSPLYTSITIELDEALEDFFELYLQEHMRLQREGGSAFAFFKITKDFMSMLSTAHLMWSEALGKILDDKTMIKSLMDSQYDVLLTDPAMAPGVLLAKYLKLPLVLNVRWITSGEGHFAIAPTPLSYIPVPGSGLTDKMTFMQRIKNLFFYSTVVIQQKFMVGPHYDAICDKYFEGGCDVISLLQEADIWLFRSDYVFDFPRPTMPNIVYIGGFQCKPAQPLPADLEEFVQSAGEHGVIIMTLGTLVNALPKEVTDEIASVFAKLPQKVIWRHKGERPSTLGNNTLIVDWMPQKDLLGHPQTKVFIAHGGTNGVQEAIYHGVPVLGIPLFFDQFDNLLRLQERGAAKIIQLGEVNGQRLEQELKELLFEERYRENIQRLSRLHRDQPITPMDQAIFWVEFVMRHKGAPHLRTEAYKMPWYSYYNVDVLLVLLTAVAVLLYSVFVLFRCLCCRSRRKPKAKQH